In Humulus lupulus chromosome 7, drHumLupu1.1, whole genome shotgun sequence, the following are encoded in one genomic region:
- the LOC133791982 gene encoding uncharacterized protein LOC133791982: MHHNDIQHRESLNAALKAARNLPIDILFECLRSFVQKWVWNNSNNANGTFTKVSTVLPFNPIEYQVRDEQRINFTVNIHNRTCTCNRFHEDEMSCGHAVVVITKRNLGVYDYCVNFYKTETLKALYQENVHPLSHKDEGNLPEHLDIVLLTPKSAIPVKRPREKII, translated from the exons ATGCACCATAATGACATCCAACATCGTGAATCACTCAACGCTGCACTAAAAGCTGCCAGAAATCTCCCAATTGATATCTTGTTTGAATGCCTTAGAAGTTTTGTTCAAAAGTGGGTTTGGAACAACTCAAATAATGCAAATGGAACATTTACAAAAGTCTCTACA gTCTTGCCTTTCAACCCAATAGAATACCAAGTTCGTGATGAACAGAGGATCAATTTCACAGTAAATATACACAATAGAACATGTACTTGTAATAGGTTTCATGAAGATGAAATGTCTTGTGGGCATGCAGTAGTTGTAATTACAAAGAGAAACTTGGGAGTGTATGATTATTGTGTGAATTTCTACAAAACAGAAACATTGAAAgcattgtatcaagaaaatgttcATCCTTTGTCCCATAAAGATGAAGGGAATCTCCCAGAACACTTGGACATAGTGTTGCTGACTCCAAAGTCAGCAATCCCTGTAAAAAGAccaagagagaaaataatatga